Genomic DNA from Methylocystis sp. MJC1:
GCGCGCAAGATGACCACACGGTTCCTTAACGAAGGCGCTATGGCGGCGATTGCCCGCCTCGGTCGCGGGGAGTTTCTGTCTGCCAATCTACGAAGCGCTCGCTCATCCTCAGCGATCACACGCTCCTCAAAGCTCCCTGGGGAGTCCGTGCAGCCGTAACGTAACGAGCGAGAGGGGCTGCTGCTTCGGCCCTCAGTTTCTCGGACTGGCCTCGTTCTTCTGACCCGTAGAACGAGCGTGAGTTCCACCGGGCGAAAATTTGTCGGCTGGCGGGGGCGCGCCGGGGGCCGCAAAGCCGACGATATTGGCCGGACGAGCAGGCGGCAGCAACAGGCTGGGCGCCGCTGCGCGGGCGGCTGAACGGACCGCTGTAATTGGCGCAGCCAGCGCCGGGCGGGCGGAAACATGCGCCGCCGGCGCCGCCGCAGTCAGCGTGTTGAAATTCGAGCGGTCGAGGCGGGCAGGAACAAGATCGGCCTTCTCTGAGAACGTCTTCTGCCCGGGCCTGGCGTTGTCTGCGTCATGCGTCGCGGCGCCCTGCGGCGCATAGGCGAGGGCGGGGTCGTCCTTGTTTGCCTGCTCGTCCGGTTGATCTACAATTTTTGCGATGGCGTGGGAGGCGCTGTTGCGGCGCGCTTGCTCCTGCCGCCGCTCGGGTGGGGGCGGGGCGTCAGTCTCGTGCGAGGCGAGGGCCATAAGCCCCGATGGGCGTCGAGGAGGCGTTGGCGCGTTTACGAAATGATGTGGCGTCGACGCTTCTGCGGGTTCGCTTTCCGGCGTGTCAACGGAAGAGCGCAGCTCTCGCGCGCCATTGGGCTCGAGCGCCGCGACCTCCGTCGCCTTTTGCTCGAGCGGCGTCGGCTTATCGAGAGAGGCGGGTCGTCCTGGCGGTGGCAGCGGCACATGGGCGTATTTCGGCTTTCTCTCTTCTTCTTGCGGCGCCTCGGCCCCAGTCTCCGTCGAGGCGGGCGGCGCAGCGGTCAACGGCGCGCGGTTCGACTCGGGCGCAACCGCGACGGCGCCTGTCGCCGTCATAGCCGTCTCGCCGCGCGGGAGGTCTGTCTCGGCTCTGGCGATCTGATTGCGCCCGCGTCGGCTGGTCGGTTGCTCGACGCCGCCTTCTTCGCCGCCCTCGGCATCCGCCGCCGCGCCGCGTGCATTGCGCGGAGCGAGCGCGGCCCATTGTTTGCGCGTGCTCGGCGGCGGCGCGGCGATCTCGGCGTCCTCGTCCTCGCCGCTGCTCATGCCGAACAAGGCTGCGAAGAAGCCGCCGAAGCTCCGTCGCGGCGCAGTGACATAGGCGCCATTGCCGCGCGCTTCGATTTCCGCTTTCGCTACATCATAGCCCGGGAGCGGCTGGCCATTCGTCGGCAGATGGACTGTTTTCCCGTCCGGGAAAAGGCGAACGAGCTGGTCATAGCTCATGCGCGGCCAGGAGCGCACATTGCCGACGTCGAGATGCACGAAGGGCGTGTTGGCGTTGGGATAATAGCCGACCCCGCCGCGCTGCATGCGCATGCCGATCTCGCGAACGTCCGACATCGGCATGCCGGGCATGGTGGTGTCCATCGCCTTGCCGAGCATATGCTGGGAATATTTGGCGACAGCGCGCGAACGGGCGCGCAGCATGGCGTTGGTCTCCGGCGAGCGATAGGCGGAGACGACATTGATGACCTGATTGCTCGCGCCGGCGGTGCGATAAGCCTCCCACACCACGTCGAAGAGGCGGGGGTCCATGGTCGTCGGTTCGTCTCGGCGCCAGTCGCGCAGGAACCAGTTCAACTGCTCGAGAACGCGGGTGTCATATTGGCCGTTGACGAGATAGGTCGCGGCGATGTCCTCGCCCGTATGGGCGTGATGGAGATAGATCGTGCGCGTGTCGCCGTTCGCTACGGCGGTTTCCGTGATGCTCGGCGTAAGGAAAGCCATAAAGGAGGCGAAAAAGCCGAGTGCGATCGAGAGCGGCGGGTTGGGGTGGCGTTTGTCGCTGTCGCGCGGCGTCGTCAATAGAATCGCTTCCCCGTCTGGGCTCGTGGCCGGGCCTCGTCAGCCTGGCCTGAAACCATGCTAGTTTTACCTGGGCGCCCGGGATGACTTGTTCCCGGTTTGCCAGAAGATCCGCCCGCCAAGTCGTATTTCCGCAAACGCCATGACGGCTATGTTAACATCATGGCCAAAAATTGCTCAACAGCCGGCCTTAGGCTTGCGGGATATCGTTAACGCGTTTCGAGGCGGACGAATTTTGCGCTGAGAATCGGCTGGGATCCCGGGATCTGCGAGAAACGCGGCTGGGCGTCATTCGTCGTAAACGCCTCGGACGGCGGGCGTCGGGGCGGAAGCGGCACATCGACGCGGAGGGCCCCTATCGGCGCCTCAGAGCGCGCGACGGCGTCGGACGTCACCCGCGCGTCGATGCGTTCACGATCGGCGACAGCGACCCGAATGGATCCGCTAGGCTGCGCCTCCGGGCCGGAAAGCGCGCTGGCGACGGCGCTTTGCACTTTGCTCGCAATGTCGCCCCAAGAACTCGGATTAGCCGTCGGCGCGGCGCTCGCGACCGAAGCCGCCGGCGCCTGTCGTTGCCTGCGACTCGCGATCAGCACGGGATTGTCGCCTTCGCAATTTCGCATGCCGAGCGCGATCAGCTCCCGGCCGCTCAGCACCCTGTATTCGCGGGTCAAATAGCCGAGTCGAGCCTGCACCGCCGCCGGATAGGAGGCGAAAAGCTTGGAGGAAATGCCGAGATCGACCTCTCTCGTGAGCGCATTATAGGCCTGATGGAATTTTACCTGAGCGTCCGGATAGACGCAGACATTCGGCAGGCTGAGCGCCAGCGTGCAGGCGGAACGGCACTCGTGAAGCCGCACCTCGCGATTTTCGCGGCGGTATTGCTCGGTCTGCGCCTCATAGTCCGAGACGAGCCCGCCGACGTCCTTATAGACGACGACCGGGGCCGGCGACGGCGGCGGCGAAAGATAGCCCAAGACGCACCTCTACGCATTACGGACGCGACGCGATCAAGGGAATGTTCACCATGTTAGGGTGAACAATATCTTAAAGAGCAAATCAGCTCCTGATGCCCACGCGAAGGCCCGGCGAGGGTCGTTCTTGCAGAACATTGCGGCGAAAATGGAATAAAGCTGCAGGACGTCCGCCTGTCCTTAACGACATTTCTCCGGTCGGCTCCACGATCGCCGATGTTTCGACCAGCCGGCGGAAATTCTGCTTGTGAAGATGGCGCCCGGCAATCGCCTCGACTGTCCGTTGAAGCTCGGTGAGCGTAAAAGCTTCCGGCATCAACTCGAAAATGACGGGCCGATATTTCATTTTGGCGCGCAGCCGGCCCATGGCCGTCGCGAGGATGCGGCGATGGTCGTGGCGCATCGGAGCGCCGAGCGGCTCGAGCTTTCCTCGCCGCGCCGCCGCTTCGCGCCCGTCGCGCAGCGCCTCCTCGATCATTCCGGCCTCATAAAGAAGCTCATAGCGCTCGAGGACATTCTCCTCGTTGAAGCCGCGTGCGCCGAACAACAAATCGACTCGCTGTCGGCGCGAAAGCGTCGCCGCCGAGACGGCGTTGGGCGCTTCCTCCACCCATTCGCGCAGGCCGGGGAGGATCGTGGTTTCGATGATCTCCGGCCGGGCCTTGCGCCAATCTTCCCAGGGAAAGAAATCATGCCAGCTGCGCCAGGCGCCGACGGCGGGACGTCTGATGTCGTCGCAGATGCGCGTCAGCGCCAGATAGCCGATGGAGACGACATGGGGATCGCGGTCGCCCGCTCGAGCGTGGCGGCCCCGATCGCCGAAGGTGTAGAGCTGCTCGACATAGCCGAGCGGCGCGCCGGTCTGCTCGGCCACCCAGGCGCGCAGGCCGATCTCGAAGGTGCGGTGGCGAACGGGGTCGAAGGGGCCGGCGGGCAGGGCGGCAACGCCGCTCTCGTCATCGGCGCCGGTGGTGAGTATCAGCGGCTCGTCGCCGCGTACGGCGACGATCGCCGCGGTCAGCCCGATCTCGACCGGCGGGGAGAGTGTCTCTGCACGTATTTCCAGGCTTGTGTCGGTCAGGCGAGCTCAAGCGCGAAAGGCGCCCCCTCGAAACAATCGGCCCCCCGGCCGATGGCGGCGATGGCCGCCACCATCCGTCCCTCGCGTCCCATGCGTCGGTCGGCGAGGGCGACGAGCCGGCGGTTCGGGGTCGCTGTGGGCGAGAGGCGGCGTAAATCCTGGGCGAGCTCGAACTCGCAGCGATGCGGCGCCAGCGCGCAGGCGGCGATATAGGCAGCCGCCGGAGAACGGCTCACGCCCGCGTAGCAATGGATCACCATGGGATTTGTCTGATCCCATTGTTCCAGGAAGGCGAGCAGCCTATCGATATGCTCTTCGCCCGGCAGCACGTGCCCATCGACCGCTTTATCGATGTCCGAGACGGCGATGCGCAAATGGCGCTCGCGCGTGATTTCGCAAGGGCGCACCAAGGAGGCGCCGGCGGTCAGAATCGTGATGAGCGAGCGGGCCCCACTGGCGCGCACGGTGTCGACCACTTTGGTCATGGAACAGACGTAAAGTCGCCCGCACGACATCTGAACCCTCTTGGCCTTGCCCTAGCCGCGGTCGATATCCTGAAACCGGGCGAGGAACCGCGCCTGTACAGCATCTATGGGCGCAGGCGCAATCTCGTCCTTCAGCGCCTGCAACGAGATAGCAGGGCGACCGAAGATGCGCTCGGCTTCTCCCCGTGTAAAGCCGGCGAGCGACACCGCCTCGAAAAATGCCGCCGCCCGGTCGGCCCGCTTGGCGAGCTTGAGGAGGGCGGGCGAAGGCGTCGCCTGGAGCGAAAAGCGTAGCAATATCGCTGAGAGAATCCTGTTTTCAACGGACTTGTAAGCGTCGCCGATGACCGCCTTGAAAGGAGAGATCATGTCGCCGATGACATATTCCGGGGCGTCGTGGAGCAACATGAACAGCCGTTCGGCGCGGCCCACCGATGGCTCGATCTGCGCCGCGATCCGCTCGACGAGCAGGCTATGCTGGGCAACGGAAAAAATATGAGGGCCGAGCGTTTGCCCGTTCCAGCGCGCGACGCGGGCGAGGCCGTGGGCGATGTCTTCTATCTCGATGTCGACCGGCGAAGGGTCGAGAAGATCGAGCCGCCGCCCGGAAAGCATCCGCTGCCAGGCGCGGGGCGGGGCGTCCTTGGCCGCGCGTTTTTTGATCGGCGCCTGCGTCATTCAGTTTGATTTCCGAACGTGACAATCCACGAGATGGTCGTTCACCATCCCCACCGCCTGCATGAAGGCGTAGACGATCGTCGGGCCGCAGAATTTGAAGCCCCGCGCCTTCAAGTCCTTCGAGAGACGCAGCGAGATGGCGCTCTGCGTCGGAACGTCGCTGATGCGTTTGGGATGATTGACGATTGGGGCTCCGTCGACGAAGTCCCAGAGATAGGCTGAGAAGCCCTGCCCAGCCTCGATCTCCAGCCAGGCGCGCGCCGACAGAATGGCGCCCTCTATTTTGGCGCGGTTGCGAACAATACCGTCATCCTGCATCAAATCATGCACGCGCTGGTCATTAAAACGGGCGATCGCTTGAGGATCAAAGCCGTCGAACGCCTTTCGAAACGCCTCACGCTTCCTCAGGATCGTGATCCACGAGAGGCCTGCCTGAAAGCCGTCGAGAATGAGTTTTTCGAACAAGGCTCGACTATCCGCTTCGGGTTGCCCCCATTCTTCGTCGTGATAGGCAATATAAAGTGGATCGTGTCCCGGCCAGGGGCAGCGGGCCAGCCCGTCTTCGTGTAGAATGACGCTGTCCCCCCAGCTTGCCGGTTGTTCGCGGGCGGGCGGCAAGAGGCTTTTCTCCATCAGAATAGGTGCGGCATCGAGGCAATTCGCTTTATCGCCTCTTCAGATTGCGTTCACAACATCAATCGGACTATCGTTGCGCCGCCGCGAGACACGTCGCTGACAAAAATGGCGCCCGCTGTGCTTGACCGCGCCGTCGCAAGTCGCTGCCGAATATCAAGCGGCTTCCATAAGGGAGAATTTATATGGTGATCCGTCTCGTTGTTTCCCGCGCTGCGGTCGGCCTCGTCGCCATGGGCCTCGGCGTGGCCATTTCGGGCGAAGCCTTCGCCCAGGCCAATGTGCTGAAGGAATGCGGATCTCGTTATCAGGCCAAGAAGGCCGCCAATGAACTCGCCGGCCAGAGCTGGCAGGATTTTCTGAAGGATTGCCGCGCGAGCCTCGCCGAGCCGGCCGCCGCCCCGGCTGAGGCTGCGAAACCCGCCGCCGAGCCGGCGAAGCCCGCCGAAGCTGCGGCGCCGACGCCTGCGCCGGCAGAGGCCGCCAAGCCGGTTGAATCCGCTAAGCCGGCCGAAGCTGCGAAGCCGGCCGAGGCCGCAAAGCCCGCCACCGACACCAAGGCCGCCACGCAGTCCCGTCAGAAGAAGTGCGCCGCCGAGTGGAAAGCGAAGAAGGCCGAGCTTCTCAAGACCGATAAGAAGATCACCTGGCCGAAATACTGGAGCCAGTGCAACAAGCGTCTCAAAGAGGCCGGCGAATAAAAAGGCGCGATTCCCATGCTGGCGCCCGGCGGTTTCGCCGGGCGTTTATTTTGCGAAAATCCTATCTTGCCCGGCTCGCTGGATCATGTCACAGGACTGAAAAGATTGAGCATCTCTTGGGAGGCGCGGGTGGAAAAAGGCGAATTGCGAAAGCTGCAGGCGTTTCTGCGTCGCTCCTTCGGCAATGAGGATATCCGCGTCGGCCTCGATCCGAAGAACACGGAAAACGCCGCGGTTCACCTCGGCGAGCGCAACATAGCAACCATCTCGGTCGACGACGAGGACGGAGACCGTTCCTTCGCGTTCGAGATGAAGATCCCCGTCGGCCGCGAGGTGCTGCAGTCCTATCTGCGGAAGCTTTTCGAGAACGACCGGCTGACCATCGTGGCGCGCGGGCGCAAAACCGACTCCGTCGAGCTCAACAGCGACGGCGAGTTTCTCGGAGTCATCTCCGCGGACGACCCGAAACTATCGAGCTTCACGCTGCAGATTGCGATTCTCGACTTCGATCTCGAGGAAGAAGAGTAATCATTACCATTTCCGGTTGAACAGCACGGTTGGGGTGTTGTCATTCCCGGCGAGCTGAAAGCCCCACCGAAAATCCAGAGCCGCAAAAGCGCTGGTTTTGCCCTGGATTCCCGATCGCTCGCTGTGCGAGCGTCGGGAATGACAGGATTTCTTAAAGCACAGACGCAGAAGGCCCTCGCGCAGAGGAGCCTGCGCCGCAGGTGTCTCGAAGCGCGAGAGGCCAACGCTCCTTTATCAGCGATCTGAGTAAATCAGCGCTTCTTTCTTCTTGGCGCGGTCATTCTGGACAGCAGCGTCTGCGCGCCCTCGTAGAGCGCATCCCAATTTTCGAGAAGCGCCGGAGCGAAGCGCAACTCGACGTCGAGAGCGCCTTTGCGAAAGACGGAAATGCAGCCCTCACCTGGCGCGCCAGTCTCCGGCTTCGGGCACCGCGCGAAAAATGTTCGCCCGTCCGGCGGCGCGATGAAGAGTTCTTCCGAATCATACGGCGAACCCTGCTCGAAGTGGCGCAGCACCAGGCCGCCCGGGCCATCGAGCGTCTCGGGAGTCAGGAAACGGGCGTAGAGCTTCGCCGGGCGCTCGCTGGGATCGAGTCCGTCGTCTTTTGCGGTGACGGTAAAAGTCACCGACTCGCCTGCGCGGGCCTTCGCCTTTAGAGGCGCGAATGCGGGGAACGAGGCGGTGAAGCTCAATCTATCCGCCATCCCGCCGACGCGGGTCGCTTCATCCCGCGCATAGGCGCGCGCATAGGAGAAGCCTATGCCGGCGACTTCGGCATGGATCGCCTCATTCGGCGCATCCACTCGGGGTGAGAACAGCAAGACGGTCACGATGGCGATGCTGACCGCCAGCAGAGCGAATGCGATGAGCAGTCTCATCGACGCGACGACAGCCGGGTCAGCTCGTCACCCGCCATTCGCCGTTCTCGCGGCAGGCTTGGCCCTTCGCCTCCTGCGGCCGGCCATTGACGAAGATCTTATGGGTATAGTTCCGGCAGGGGCCATTCTCGGCGTCCGGCGTGACAAAGCCATAGGAGCCTTTCTCCCCCCGCCAGCTCTTGCGGGCGCCGGTGGAGACGGCTTCCTGCTGAGCGGCGATCGCCGTGGCGCGGTCTTTTTCTCCAAGAGACTGGCCGATGGACCCGCCGATGACGCCTGGGGCAGGGGGCGGCGGAGTTGTGACGACAGGCGCCTCCGCGGCCACATTCGCCGGCGCCGGCGTGGAATTGCAGGCGGAGAGGCCAGAGGCCGCGCAGAGGAGGCTCATCGCCAAGGTCGCTTTCGCGCACGTCGTCGACAAATCCATTCTCCAATGATGGTCGAAATCGCGCTTCTCATGCAGGATCGACCGGCGGCTGTCAAAACCCTGGCAGGCGCAGCCGCGCGCGCAGGCCGCCTGTCGGGCTGTCGTCCAATTCCAACGCGCCGCCATAGGCGACGGCGAGATCGACGACAATGGAAAGACCGAGCCCCGACCCCGGCTTGGTCTCGTCCAGTCGGCGGCCGCGCTCTGTCGCCTGCGCGCGCAAATGCGGCGCGAGGCCGGGGCCGTCGTCGTCAATCGTCACGATCAGCGCGCTGCGGCTCGCGCCGCTCGTCGATGATTCAAGCGCGACGGAGATCGTGACGGCGCTCTCTGCCCATTTCCCCGCGTTGTCGAGCAGATTGCCGATCATCTCCTCGAGATCCTGGCGTTCGCCAAGAAAGCGCAGCTCCTGGCGGATGTCGCCCGAGAAGGCGACGCTCCTCTCGCCGTAGATTTTCGTGAAGGTGCGCAGCAGCGCTTCGACGCAGGGCGCAATGGGCGTGGCGGCGCCGAGCGCGCCGCCACGGGCCGCCGCGCGCGCGCGATCGAGATAAAAGGAAATCTGGTCGCGCATGATGCGCGCTTGTTCGCTGGTCTTGTCGGCCAGCGGCGAAGGCGCGGCGTCGGCTTCATTGACGATGACGCTGAGCGGCGTCTTCAACGCATGCGCGAGATTGCCAACCTGGGTGCGGGCGCGCTCCAGAATGTCGCGATTGGCGCCGATGAGCAGATTGAGCTCGTCGGCGAGTGGGGCAATCTCGCTGGGATAGACGCCCGTGATGCGATCGCGCTCCGCCCGACGAATGGCGGCGAGCTCGCGCTGCAGAAGGCGCAGCGGGCGCAACCCAAAACGCACCTGAAAGGCGGCGACGAGCGCGAGCGCGATGGCCAGCGCTGCGAAGGCGATGATCAAAGCGAAACGGAAGCGCGTGATCAGCTCTTCCATTTCCTCGATGCTGGCGGCGACCTGGACCAGATAGATGCCCGTGTCTTCCGCGTCGATGACGCGCTCGATGATCCGCAATTTGCGGCCGTCCGGCCCCAGCGCATAGCCGCGCCGGGAGCCGCCGGCTTCCGCTGGCACGCCGAGGTCGGAGAGCTTGGGGAGGCGATCGGCGAAGAGCGAACGCGACGCCTTTATCTCATGCGCCGCGTCATCCATCCGCGTGATCTGCCAATACCAGCCCGAGCCAGGGAGCTCGAATTGAGGGTCGCCGAGCTGGCTTGGTCCCGTTCGTCCCTCCTGGCCCGATTCCGAGACATCGGCGACAATGGCGCGAAGATAGACGTCGAGGCGGCGCTCGAAAATTTCCTCGGCCTCTCGCCGGTAATAGGCGGTGAAGAAAAGGCTGGCGACGAGCAGCACCACAGAACTCAGCGCCGCCGCGGTCAGGAACAATCGCGTCGCGATGGAGCGGGTCGTGAAGCTCGGCAGGCGCATCGTTCTTCAGCGTTTCCCGCCGCCGTCCTCTGGGCTCGCGACCGCCATATAGCCCAGCCCGCGAATGGTGTGAATTAGCTCCACGCCGAGCTTCTTTCGCAGACGCCCGACGAAGACCTCGATGGTGTTGGAGTCCCGGTCGAAATCCTGGTCGTAAATATGCTCGATGATCTCGCTGCGGGAGACGACGCGTCCGCTG
This window encodes:
- a CDS encoding DUF882 domain-containing protein: MTTPRDSDKRHPNPPLSIALGFFASFMAFLTPSITETAVANGDTRTIYLHHAHTGEDIAATYLVNGQYDTRVLEQLNWFLRDWRRDEPTTMDPRLFDVVWEAYRTAGASNQVINVVSAYRSPETNAMLRARSRAVAKYSQHMLGKAMDTTMPGMPMSDVREIGMRMQRGGVGYYPNANTPFVHLDVGNVRSWPRMSYDQLVRLFPDGKTVHLPTNGQPLPGYDVAKAEIEARGNGAYVTAPRRSFGGFFAALFGMSSGEDEDAEIAAPPPSTRKQWAALAPRNARGAAADAEGGEEGGVEQPTSRRGRNQIARAETDLPRGETAMTATGAVAVAPESNRAPLTAAPPASTETGAEAPQEEERKPKYAHVPLPPPGRPASLDKPTPLEQKATEVAALEPNGARELRSSVDTPESEPAEASTPHHFVNAPTPPRRPSGLMALASHETDAPPPPERRQEQARRNSASHAIAKIVDQPDEQANKDDPALAYAPQGAATHDADNARPGQKTFSEKADLVPARLDRSNFNTLTAAAPAAHVSARPALAAPITAVRSAARAAAPSLLLPPARPANIVGFAAPGAPPPADKFSPGGTHARSTGQKNEASPRN
- a CDS encoding NUDIX hydrolase, which translates into the protein MEIRAETLSPPVEIGLTAAIVAVRGDEPLILTTGADDESGVAALPAGPFDPVRHRTFEIGLRAWVAEQTGAPLGYVEQLYTFGDRGRHARAGDRDPHVVSIGYLALTRICDDIRRPAVGAWRSWHDFFPWEDWRKARPEIIETTILPGLREWVEEAPNAVSAATLSRRQRVDLLFGARGFNEENVLERYELLYEAGMIEEALRDGREAAARRGKLEPLGAPMRHDHRRILATAMGRLRAKMKYRPVIFELMPEAFTLTELQRTVEAIAGRHLHKQNFRRLVETSAIVEPTGEMSLRTGGRPAALFHFRRNVLQERPSPGLRVGIRS
- a CDS encoding tyrosine phosphatase family protein, whose translation is MTKVVDTVRASGARSLITILTAGASLVRPCEITRERHLRIAVSDIDKAVDGHVLPGEEHIDRLLAFLEQWDQTNPMVIHCYAGVSRSPAAAYIAACALAPHRCEFELAQDLRRLSPTATPNRRLVALADRRMGREGRMVAAIAAIGRGADCFEGAPFALELA
- a CDS encoding HD family hydrolase: MTQAPIKKRAAKDAPPRAWQRMLSGRRLDLLDPSPVDIEIEDIAHGLARVARWNGQTLGPHIFSVAQHSLLVERIAAQIEPSVGRAERLFMLLHDAPEYVIGDMISPFKAVIGDAYKSVENRILSAILLRFSLQATPSPALLKLAKRADRAAAFFEAVSLAGFTRGEAERIFGRPAISLQALKDEIAPAPIDAVQARFLARFQDIDRG
- a CDS encoding DNA-3-methyladenine glycosylase I; protein product: MPPAREQPASWGDSVILHEDGLARCPWPGHDPLYIAYHDEEWGQPEADSRALFEKLILDGFQAGLSWITILRKREAFRKAFDGFDPQAIARFNDQRVHDLMQDDGIVRNRAKIEGAILSARAWLEIEAGQGFSAYLWDFVDGAPIVNHPKRISDVPTQSAISLRLSKDLKARGFKFCGPTIVYAFMQAVGMVNDHLVDCHVRKSN
- a CDS encoding DUF3126 family protein produces the protein MEKGELRKLQAFLRRSFGNEDIRVGLDPKNTENAAVHLGERNIATISVDDEDGDRSFAFEMKIPVGREVLQSYLRKLFENDRLTIVARGRKTDSVELNSDGEFLGVISADDPKLSSFTLQIAILDFDLEEEE
- a CDS encoding sensor histidine kinase, yielding MRLPSFTTRSIATRLFLTAAALSSVVLLVASLFFTAYYRREAEEIFERRLDVYLRAIVADVSESGQEGRTGPSQLGDPQFELPGSGWYWQITRMDDAAHEIKASRSLFADRLPKLSDLGVPAEAGGSRRGYALGPDGRKLRIIERVIDAEDTGIYLVQVAASIEEMEELITRFRFALIIAFAALAIALALVAAFQVRFGLRPLRLLQRELAAIRRAERDRITGVYPSEIAPLADELNLLIGANRDILERARTQVGNLAHALKTPLSVIVNEADAAPSPLADKTSEQARIMRDQISFYLDRARAAARGGALGAATPIAPCVEALLRTFTKIYGERSVAFSGDIRQELRFLGERQDLEEMIGNLLDNAGKWAESAVTISVALESSTSGASRSALIVTIDDDGPGLAPHLRAQATERGRRLDETKPGSGLGLSIVVDLAVAYGGALELDDSPTGGLRARLRLPGF